In Vitis vinifera cultivar Pinot Noir 40024 chromosome 17, ASM3070453v1, one genomic interval encodes:
- the LOC100267391 gene encoding kinetochore protein SPC25 homolog has protein sequence MQSKVEQSARTKMQELRLICDKEIPIQQQKIDSAVLSFRRSLETLQSKAHKTVENQVKLGKLKAQLREMEDDLVKALAVKTRKEAKKMAIMDSISATKAKIEELKRIVEEHKARKDQCAAIISQQDIALATYEGKGDQVTGRREEIQEAIAWYNEVLGFQIEGGHGVKFIFTNINSKNPSEEYSFTIRHANDTYTLLDCSPHLNDIKELIHELNRTNGLFKFVRIMREKFQKAAEFGVLPQFTPLHQHSSTISISAPVSSVSTDNRDESPAEKNELQIKHERTNWHSEKAIHEGGRHAFLSPGSALSLRRSPRFQVRK, from the exons ATGCAGAGCAAAGTGGAGCAATCTGCACGGACCAAAATGCAGGAGCTGCGATTGATCTGTGACAAGGAGATTCCGATTCAGCAGCAGAAAATTGACTCCGCGGTGCTTTCGTTTCGGAGATCTCTGGAGACGCTCCAGTCCAAAGCACATAAAACGGTCGAAAATCAAG TAAAACTAGGAAAGCTTAAAGCTCAATTAAGAGAGATGGAGGATGATTTGGTGAAAGCTCTAGCag TGAAGACACGTAAAGAGGCCAAGAAGATGGCTATAATGGACTCAATTTCTGCTACAAAGGCTAAAATAGAAGAGCTTAAGAGAATTGTTGAAGAGCACAAAGCTAGAAAAGATCAATGTGCAGCAATAATATCTCAACAAGATATAG CTTTGGCAACATATGAAGGAAAGGGTGACCAAGTCACTGGACGTAGAGAAGAAATACAAGAGGCCATTGCTTGGTACAATGAGGTCCTTGGTTTTCAAATTGAAGGTGGACATG GAGTTAAATTCATATTCACCAACATCAACTCGAAAAACCCAAGTGAGGAGTATTCTTTCACCATCCGCCATGCAAACGATACTTACACCT TACTGGATTGCAGTCCACACTTGAATGACATCAAAGAGTTAATCCATGAGTTGAATAGAACGAATGGTTTATTCAAATTTGTCAGAATTATGAGAGAGAAGTTCCAAAAAGCTGCTGAATTTG GAGTTCTGCCTCAATTTACACCTCTTCATCAACACTCTTCCACAATCTCCATTTCTGCTCCAGTTTCTTCAGTTTCAACTGATAATAGAGATGAATCTCCAGCTGAGAAAAATGAGCTTCAAATTAAACATGAACGAACCAACTGGCATTCTGAGAAAGCTATTCATGAAGGGGGTAGACATGCATTTCTGTCTCCTGGATCTGCATTATCTCTTCGTCGATCCCCTCGATTTCAG GTTAGAAAATGA